Within Oscillospiraceae bacterium, the genomic segment GGCGACAGACTCGAATACGGGTCCTGGAAGATGATCTGCATCTTGGGACGGATGGCCTTCAGCTCTTTGTTCGAGAGTTTAAAGACGGGCTTTCCGTCAAAAAGAACTTCTCCGTCGGTGTGAGGCGTCAGGCGAAGAATGGTTCTGCCGATCGTGGTTTTTCCGCAGCCGGATTCGCCGACAAGCCCCATCGTCTGTCCGCGTTTTATGTTGAACGAGACCCCGTCGACCGCCTTGACATAGCCGGTGACATGGGCGAAAAGACCGGTTTTGATCGGAAAGTAAGTGCGAAGCGCATGGACCTCGATCAGATTATCTTTATTGTGCACCATTGGTTTATATTCGTTTTTCGTTAAAAGCTCGCTCATTTATTCGAACCCTCCCCGTCATAAAGATAGCATGAGACGAAATGGGTGTCGGATATTCTTATTTCTGGAGGATATTGCCCGCTGCATTTATCGATGCATTTTTCACATCTGTCTCTGAAATAACAATAGTTAGGCATATTGATCGGATTCGGAACCTGACCGGGGATGTTGTAAAGGCGTTCGGTGACTTTGCCGACAATCGGTTTGCTCTTCATCAAGCCAATGGTATAAGGGTGTTTCGGGTCTGTGAAAATTTCGGTTGCGGTGCCTTTTTCGACGATGCGGCCCGCATACATGACTACGACGAAATCAGCCATTTCCGCGATGACGCCGAGATCGTGGGTAATCAACATAATGCTGCCGTTAATCTTATCCTTCAGTGTACGCAGCAGATCGAGAATCTGGGCTTGAATCGTGACGTCGAGCGCCGTAGTCGGCTCGTCCGCGATGATCAGTTTGGGATTGCAGGCAAGCGCGATTGCGATCATTACGCGCTGGCGCATACCGCCGGAAAGCTCATGCGGATACATCTTATAAACGCCCTCGGAATTTGCGATACCGACCATATTGAGCATTTCGATAGTGCGATTCTTAACGGCTTCTTTATTCATTTCAAGGTTGTGGAGCGTGATGACCTCGTCGACTTGATCTCCGATTCGAAAGACCGGATTCAAACTGGTCATCGGCTCTTGAAAAATCATTGATATTTTGTTGCCGCGGATCTTCTGCATAAAATACGTCGGCGTTTTTGCGATGTCGTATATGCCGTCCCCCGAATCAAAACGTATTTCACCGCTGACAATCTGGCCGGTGGGACGTTGTAAAAGCTGCATCAAAGACAAACTCATGACCGATTTACCGCAGCCGGACTCTCCGACAACGCCGACGGTTTTTCCCTTCGGTACGTCGAATGAAACGCCGTCGACCGCTTTGACGATGCCCAAATCGGTGAAGAAATAGGTGTGCAGATCATCGAATTCGACGACATTGCCGGAATCGCGCATCACGGCGGTAAACTCGGAAATCGGAACGTCCTTGCGGTTACGTTTTTTATCAAGCTCATCGGTAATCTTGCGGTTTCGCTTTGAAATTGCGCGTGCTTCCTGAGCGGAAAGGTAATTGATGCTTTTAACGGACCTCTTATCGTTCTTTTTCAAAGCGATCACCTACCTTTTCATTTTCGGGTCAAACGCATCGCGCAGACCGTCGCCGATAAAGTTGAATCCGAGCACTGTCAGCAGAATTAAAAATCCGGCAGGGATCCAAACGAACCAATAATTTTGAAGTACATAGCTGTCGTTTACGGAATTGATGATATTGCCCCAGGAGGCATATGGATATTTTACGCCGAGTCCCAAAAAGCTCAAGGTTGCCTCGGTTAAAATGACACTGCCGAGACCCATGGTCGCATAAACGATTAATTGAGGAATTACGTTCGGAATCAGGTGCTTGAAAATTTTACGTGAGGTCGAAAGGCCGCTGGCTTCCGCCGCCGTCATGAATTCCTGCTCGCGCAGCGACAAAATCTGACCTCTGACGACGCGGGCGATTCCGGGCCAGCCGGTCACACCCAGCAAAACCATCAAAAGATAGATTCGCACGGTCGGATCGATCTTCATCACACTCATCGCTGTGCCGATGATGATGAACAACGGCAGGGTCGGGATGCAATTGAAGATTTCGACCAGGCGCATCAAGAGCGTATCGATCCATTTTCCGAAATAACCGGAAATTCCGCCGATCACGATACCGATCAGGGTTTCGATGACGACGACGACAAAACCGATCATCAGCGAAATACGGCCGCCGTACATCAGTCGGACCAAAACATCCATGCCGGAGCCATCTGTGCCCAGCCAGTGCGTGGTACTCGGCAGCGCATAAGAATCGATTAAATCGAGCGTAAGATCAGTGCGGATGACATATTCAAGGTCTTTGCGTTCGACGGAAAAATGCACCGCCTCCCCTTTGTTGTCGAGTGCTTCAAATTCCGTAAGACCTTCGCTGATAGCCTTTGCCACCGTTGATTTATATTCGACCGTCAGGAAGATGTCGGAGGCATACGGAGTGACGACGATTTTACTGATGTTAGCGATTGGTGCGGAAACTCCGTCTTTTACTGAGGATATTACCGAGATATCGGAACCCGAACGAACTTCAAGAACATAACTCTCGCCGTTATATTCAAAGGAGGAAGATGATTGACCCAGATTCTGTTCCGCCATCGTCTTTTTCAAAGCGGTCAGGGTCGTTTCTGAGGCTAATTTAAAGCTGAAATCGGGTTTAAAAGCTGCTTTATAAGCATCATATATATTCTTTGAAAGCAGGACCGCAGGTTTGAAGGTTGAAACGGTGATTTCGAGTTTTGAGGCTTGAATCGCATAATCCTCACTGCCGTAGCTAAAAATGGTCTCTCCGGCGTTATATGCTTTAAAGAAAGCGCTCTTAAAAGCCTCTGACAAATTGAAGCCGGAAGCAGGCGAGTAATTCATATTTCCGCCGAGCAGGGTAATTTTCAACACCGGGTTGCCCTCATTGAGGAGATAAGAATCATCACCGACTTGTTGGATCGAGAATGTGAGATCTTTGCCGTTTATTTTTGCGGAGAAAGTCGGCGTGCCGTTATTTCTAGCCAAAATAAACTGCGCAAGGCCGAGCGAATTAAAATTTTTGCCCTCTGCTACATCGTAATAGTAGTTGTTGTTGACGGTTGCGCTTGCATAACGGGAAGATTGATCTTCTTTTTTATAGAAGATCTGTGTCTCTCCGAACGGATGCAGAAGGCCGCCGACAAACGAGAACAAAAACATTGCGATAATGATGATCAGACCGGCAATGGCAAGGCGGTTTCGTATAAAACGCCTCATGACCATCATCGATGGGGAAAGGACCTTTATGCGCTGAACATCGTCGAGCGTTTTTTCGGCGGAAGAGGATCCGTTTTGAGCGTTGGGGTCGTTTATTTCTCTGTTTAACTCTTCGGGTAAATTGGTTTTCTTTATCTTATCGTCCATTTTCGGCGCCTCCTCTCTAATTAACACGGACTCTCGGATCGACCACGGCATATAAAATGTCGGCGATCAGAGTTCCGAGAAGAGTCAGTGCCGCTAAAAACAGCATATAGAACATGGAGAAAGGCAGATCCCCTTTAATCATGGCGTTATAAGAAGTATATCCGATACCGGGAATCGAGAAAAGTTGCTCTGTGATCATCGCGCCGGCAAACAAGCTCGGAAGCGTACCGCCGACGATCGTGACGATCGGAATCAAAGTGTTGCGGAAGGCGTGTTT encodes:
- a CDS encoding ABC transporter ATP-binding protein — encoded protein: MKKNDKRSVKSINYLSAQEARAISKRNRKITDELDKKRNRKDVPISEFTAVMRDSGNVVEFDDLHTYFFTDLGIVKAVDGVSFDVPKGKTVGVVGESGCGKSVMSLSLMQLLQRPTGQIVSGEIRFDSGDGIYDIAKTPTYFMQKIRGNKISMIFQEPMTSLNPVFRIGDQVDEVITLHNLEMNKEAVKNRTIEMLNMVGIANSEGVYKMYPHELSGGMRQRVMIAIALACNPKLIIADEPTTALDVTIQAQILDLLRTLKDKINGSIMLITHDLGVIAEMADFVVVMYAGRIVEKGTATEIFTDPKHPYTIGLMKSKPIVGKVTERLYNIPGQVPNPINMPNYCYFRDRCEKCIDKCSGQYPPEIRISDTHFVSCYLYDGEGSNK
- a CDS encoding ABC transporter permease, with product MDDKIKKTNLPEELNREINDPNAQNGSSSAEKTLDDVQRIKVLSPSMMVMRRFIRNRLAIAGLIIIIAMFLFSFVGGLLHPFGETQIFYKKEDQSSRYASATVNNNYYYDVAEGKNFNSLGLAQFILARNNGTPTFSAKINGKDLTFSIQQVGDDSYLLNEGNPVLKITLLGGNMNYSPASGFNLSEAFKSAFFKAYNAGETIFSYGSEDYAIQASKLEITVSTFKPAVLLSKNIYDAYKAAFKPDFSFKLASETTLTALKKTMAEQNLGQSSSSFEYNGESYVLEVRSGSDISVISSVKDGVSAPIANISKIVVTPYASDIFLTVEYKSTVAKAISEGLTEFEALDNKGEAVHFSVERKDLEYVIRTDLTLDLIDSYALPSTTHWLGTDGSGMDVLVRLMYGGRISLMIGFVVVVIETLIGIVIGGISGYFGKWIDTLLMRLVEIFNCIPTLPLFIIIGTAMSVMKIDPTVRIYLLMVLLGVTGWPGIARVVRGQILSLREQEFMTAAEASGLSTSRKIFKHLIPNVIPQLIVYATMGLGSVILTEATLSFLGLGVKYPYASWGNIINSVNDSYVLQNYWFVWIPAGFLILLTVLGFNFIGDGLRDAFDPKMKR